GTGTCCCTCGAGGTGGTGTTCGACGTGGAGGCCGGGGCGTGAGCGAGCGCGAGACCATGCGGGAGCTGCTGGTGACGATCGACGGCTCCGGCAGCGCCGTCGCGCAGGTCGGAGGCAAGGCGGCCGGGCTCGACCGGCTCGCCGCTCACCGCTTCCCGATCCCTCGAACTCTGGCGATAACCGCCGCGGCTTACAGGAGGTTCGTGGCCCAGGCCGGGCTCGAGAGGTGGTTGACGCAGGTGGCAGCCCGAGCCGTCCCTGAGCCGGGAGCACTCGCCGCAGAGGAGTCCGAGATCGTCGATCGGTTCCTGACAGCCCCGCTGCCGGATCGGGTGGAACGGGCGATCGACGACGCGGCGCGAGCCGTGCTCTCGCATGGGCCGGCCGTAGTGCGCTCATCGGCCACGGCCGAGGACATGGGCGGCGCATCGTTTGCCGGCCAATACCGCACGTTCGTGCGCCTCGGCAGCGTCGACGAGGTGATCGACGCCGTCCGCAGATGCTGGGCGTCGCTCTGGCTCCCGGCAGCGAGGTCGTACCGCCAGCAGCAAGCGATCCCAGACACGGACCTCGCCATGGCCGTCATCGTCCAGACGATGATCGAGGCGGAATGGTCCGGCGTCGCCTTCACGACAGATCCCGGCGGCCGACACGACATCATGCGGATCGAGGTCGTGCCCGGCCTCGGGGAGGCGCTCGTCTCCGGTGCCGTCACACCTCTCGACTTCGCCCTCTATCGCCCGACGCTCGAGATCTCCCCCGTGAGGGGCGACACCCCGCCGGCCTTCCTCGAGGAGCTCGGCAGGATGCTGTTGCGGGTCGAAGACGAGCTCGACGCCCCACAAGACATCGAGTGGTCGTGGGCAGACGGACGGCTGGTCCTGCTCCAAGCCCGTCCCATCACGGTGCACGGTCCCACTGCGGCCTTCGACGACGGCCTCGACCGCCCCGTCGGTTCGGACGACGAGTTCACCCCCCACGGCGTGGTCGAGATGCTGCCCGGGGCGATCTCACCTCTGTTGTGGTCGATCAACGCTCCGATGATCGAGAACGGGTTCCGCTCCGTCGTCGCCACGCTCGGTGGACCCGCCCTCGACATCGGCCGGCCGTACCTCGGCCGGTTCCGAGGCAGGGCGGCGCTCAACCTCAGTTCCCTGCGCGCCGTGGCGGGCGCCATGCCCGGCGGGTCGGCAGCCGCCGTCGAGCGCCAGTTCATGGGGCAAACCATGGAGGAACCCGAGGAGGAGGAGGCCCGGGCCAGCCTGCGATCCATGCTGCGCGGTCGCAAGGCCAGGGCGCGACTCGCCGACGACGTCGCGTTGGTGTGCGCCGCCGCAGACGGCGTCGTGGGGCTCGACGTCCAGCTGACGAACCTCTCCGCGCGTCGGGCGCTCGCGTACGGCGAGACCGTGAACGACCTTGCCTGGCGCATCGCCGCTGCCGAGGTCGCCGCCTCGAGCGCAGCGGCCGCGGCTTACCAGTCCGTCGAGATGGTGCTCGGTCGCTGGATGGACTCCCAGCTCGCCGCCCAGTGGACGCAACGGCTCTCGGCGGGCGCCCTCGAGGGCGAGCTCGCCGGGACCAGGCTGCAGCGCGAGCTGCGACGGGTCTGGGATGCGCAAATCGCAGGCAACGCGGAGCTCGAGGCGGTCATGCGGGATCAGGCGCCGGAGCGGATCGCCGCAACCGTCGAGCAGCTCGGGGCGACCGGCGAGGCGCTGCAGGAGACGGTCGCCGGTGCATCCCGCATGGCCGGATCGAGATCGATGTACGGCGCAGCGACGTGGAGCGAGGACCAGGTGGCAGTGTGGAGGTTCCTCGCCATGGTCGGAAACGACCCGACCGCCGGCGGGGATCTGCGCCCGGGCGAGGCACGTGACGAGCTCAGAGAGATGCTCACGCAGGGCAGGCGCTGGCGGACCGTTCGGGTGCTGACGGGACAATTCGTCGACCTGCGGATGCGCTGGGTCGACTCACTCGTGTCTGAGGCGACCGCCAACCTCAGGATGCGAGAACGAGCCAAGTCGGCGCTGCTCACGCTGGGCGGCGAGCAGCGTCGCTTGATCGTCGAGCTTGCTCGCCGGCTGGTCGCCTCGCACCACATCGACGATCCCGACGACATCGAGCTCTACACCGATCTCGAGGTGAGGCGCATGATCGCAGGAGGTGCTCCGCCACCGCCTTCCGTCGTCCACTGGCGGCGAACCGTGAAGCGCCGCTGCCTCGCCGAGGGACCCCTCCCCGATCGCTTCACCGGGTCACCGGACGGGAGACAGCTCCTCGACGTCGACCGGAGCGAGACCCTCCCCGGATGGGCTGCCTCCCCCGGGCGGACGTCACGGCGAGCCCGGGTCGTCTCCGGGCTCGGCGATGCAGGGTCACTCGAGTCGGGCGAGATCCTGGTGGCCGAGGCCACCGACCCCTCGTGGACCCCCCTGCTGAGCCGCGCCGCCGGCCTCGTGCTCGAGACGGGTGGCCCACTGTCGCACGGCGCCATCGTCGCCCGGGAGCTCGGCATCCCTGCCGTGCTCAGCGTGAACCGGGCGACGTCGATCATCGCCGACGGAGACATCATCGAGGTCGACGGGTACGCAGGTGTCGTCCGCCGATCCGCGCACAGGGGTCAGGAGGCGGCGTGATGATCCTCGGTGTCTTCTTCCCGAGCCTCATGGGGGTTGGCATCCTTGCCTCGGGAGCGCTCCTCGTCGCAGACCAGGTGCGCAAGCTCATCCCCAATCGGGGGGTACGCCGCCAACACCGGGTCGCCACGGGTGCGTTCGGCGTGGTCGCCGCCGCAGCCGGCGCGGCAGGAAGACGAGTGGCGCGCAGTGACCTCCTCGACCGCGAGCCGAGAAGCGCCGTCGCCTACGCCGCCATCTCCAGCGTGGTCGCCGCCGTCGGGCTCGCCGTGGTGCTCTCGTGCCGGTCGGCGTACCTCGATCCGATCGGGCCGTTCCACGACAGCCCATGGATGATCGGGATCGGCTGGGCGGCAGGCATCGCGTCCGGCGCCCTGGCTCTCGTTGCCACGGCACTCGCCATGACGCGATCCAACCCACCGGGCTTGCTGTCCCGCATCGTGCGGTCGACGGGCTTCGGTCGGCTGCGTGTCACCGACGACGTGCGCGTCACCACATACGGCGATGAGCCGACGAAGGAGCGAACATGAAGCGAACTCTGGCCGCCATGACTCTGTCCGGCTTCCTCCTCTTCACCGGCACCTACATCTTCGTGTACCTGTTCCGCGCCTTCCGTCTCGAGGAGCCGGCCGCGGAGACCGCCGTCTACCTGTGGCACGGTGACCCGATGGCGCGGGCGA
This genomic window from Acidimicrobiia bacterium contains:
- a CDS encoding PEP/pyruvate-binding domain-containing protein, giving the protein MSERETMRELLVTIDGSGSAVAQVGGKAAGLDRLAAHRFPIPRTLAITAAAYRRFVAQAGLERWLTQVAARAVPEPGALAAEESEIVDRFLTAPLPDRVERAIDDAARAVLSHGPAVVRSSATAEDMGGASFAGQYRTFVRLGSVDEVIDAVRRCWASLWLPAARSYRQQQAIPDTDLAMAVIVQTMIEAEWSGVAFTTDPGGRHDIMRIEVVPGLGEALVSGAVTPLDFALYRPTLEISPVRGDTPPAFLEELGRMLLRVEDELDAPQDIEWSWADGRLVLLQARPITVHGPTAAFDDGLDRPVGSDDEFTPHGVVEMLPGAISPLLWSINAPMIENGFRSVVATLGGPALDIGRPYLGRFRGRAALNLSSLRAVAGAMPGGSAAAVERQFMGQTMEEPEEEEARASLRSMLRGRKARARLADDVALVCAAADGVVGLDVQLTNLSARRALAYGETVNDLAWRIAAAEVAASSAAAAAYQSVEMVLGRWMDSQLAAQWTQRLSAGALEGELAGTRLQRELRRVWDAQIAGNAELEAVMRDQAPERIAATVEQLGATGEALQETVAGASRMAGSRSMYGAATWSEDQVAVWRFLAMVGNDPTAGGDLRPGEARDELREMLTQGRRWRTVRVLTGQFVDLRMRWVDSLVSEATANLRMRERAKSALLTLGGEQRRLIVELARRLVASHHIDDPDDIELYTDLEVRRMIAGGAPPPPSVVHWRRTVKRRCLAEGPLPDRFTGSPDGRQLLDVDRSETLPGWAASPGRTSRRARVVSGLGDAGSLESGEILVAEATDPSWTPLLSRAAGLVLETGGPLSHGAIVARELGIPAVLSVNRATSIIADGDIIEVDGYAGVVRRSAHRGQEAA